The DNA window AATACAGGTCTATAAATTTGGCCATACTATGTCTTAAATTCATCAActtttttccaaaaaatgaCATTGACATTTAATCCTCAAACTAACAGGAACCATACAATTTTTTACAGCTTCCAAGTGTTCCAAACAATGTacttgaaaaaataattgaaatataaaagCGGAAAAAGAAAAACGTCTTCACGTTTAAAGGCCGCGACGAATCTTTATGGAGCGACGTTTGAACTGATCTTCATCAACCTACCTCTCTAAAATGAGATCCACAACCAACTTAATTTAGGGCAAAATTGTAACTAACTAGAAGAAATCGAACTCCAAATATTTGTCGCTCTTCTGATCCGTAGCAGCAACAGAGGTAGAAGTGTTGTCATTCGTCGGGAGAGGCATTTGCTCGTAATCAACAGGTTTTGGGACGTCTGGAGGGCTGGCACAACGTATTAAAGCCCAATTAACTCCTTCAAAGAAAGGGTGTTGCTTTATCTCTGTTGCACCTCTTTTGTAGCCTAATCTGTGCTGAGGCTCTTTCACAAGCAAACCCCTGATCAAGTCCCTAGCTGGGAAACTGACAACAGGGGATTCTGGAAACCGGAGGGGCTGTCCTACAACATTGAACAATGTGGCTCGATTCCCAGATCCTTTAAATGGAGTTTTAGCAAACAAGAGCTCATATAGAAAGATCCCAAAAGTCCACCAATCCACTGGACTTCCATGACCTTCCCCTTTGATGATCTCCGGTGCCAAATACTCGTGTGTTCCAACAAAAGACATCGAGCGAGCATTGGTTGGCTCGGCAATCAGCTCCGGCAGTGGAATGACCTGATTTCTGATATCATTTTTGGGCTTCCTGTCCTTCTTGGATTTGCTTGAAAAGAGACGAGGAGAAAAGCACATAGTTGGAAGAACACATGATGGCTGAATGCAAGCCGGTTCAATGCATGCCGGCTGCGCACAGTACGTGGAATTTTTATTCTGAGGATCAGAAGTTATGGAGGAGGTCTTTACCAAAGTTGGGCTAACAGCACAACGAAGAGAAAGATCAAAGTCTGAGAGCATTATATGTCCATCATCCCTAACAAGGACGTTTTCAGGCTTAAGGTCACGATACACAATACCAAGCATGTGCAAATACTCCAAAGCTAGCAGCACTTCAGCAACATAAAATCTGCCATGAGGAAGTTTGTTAAAGGGATGGTAAATGCATTGAGCCGAAACACTTACATCTCAATCAGTCTCACATTGTATGATTTTTGGGTTCAACATGCTGAGTTTTCTTCACTAATTAAAGAGTTAAACTTAACGATAAAGAAAAAGGCTCGTCATCCTAAATATTTAACGTCAGTAGTCCTTACTTCTAAGGGAGAAGTAATCACCCAAAAATGACATCACAATCTCATACTGGCATCAATTGTAGAAATGATAATGTTATATTAGAGACAGGTAAGACTGAGAGCATTTGCAAAAGTTTTTACATGTACTTAGAGGGAAAAAAATATCATAGCATAATTGTTAATATCTTTAACTATGTGTCACGAAATCAAGGAGTATGCGAAATGGATTCCGAAGTACTAATTGAAGCTCAACCAGAAACAAATAGCAATTAGCAAAAAAGTAGTTCAAATTCAATGTATATGGTTAAAAGTTTTCTTACTTGGCCGCTTGCTCGGAAAAGTGCTTTCCTGGTTGTCTTTGACGAAGAGTATGTAAGTCTCCACCAGGGCAGACTTCCATCAGCAGACATGAAAATTTATCTGTGTCGAAATGGGTGTATAGAGTAGGAAGAAATGGATGGTCCAGGGATTGTAGTATCTCTCTTTCTGTCTGAGCACGAACAAGCTTCTTGCGACTTGCAAGAGAAGCCTTGTCCATTACTTTCATTGCAAAGTAACATTTTGTCCCTCTCAACTCGGCCAGATAAACACTCCCAATGTCTCCACAACCTAACCGTTTTAGGAGCCTGAAATGGTTCAAACCCAATGCGCCATCCCTACAGCGGACAGCTTGGATGGCTTCCCATCGAACATCGTTTGCTTTGTGAGGTTTATTAATGCTGCTACTAAAGCTGCTACAGGTGCTCTCATCACTGACATCACTGCTTGTACTTCCCCGACATATGCTGCTCTTTCCACTCTCAATGAACTCAGTACGCTCGCTCACTTTGGTGCTTCCACTGGTTTTTGCAAGGCTATTGGTTCCATCACTAACTTTTACACTCCCTAGACCAGATGATTTTTTTCCCTGATCAAAGGAAGTTTTCCGTGAGCTTCTAATGTCGGCTATCTCAAGATCTTGAGTTTTAGATGCCCTTTCAGACCCGAAGAAAGAGATATTGGACTCTGAGGTATCAGAAAAGATCAAAGAACTCTTTTTACTATTTGCAGATTTGTTGGACTCAGCATCTTCTTTAGGCAACAGCAAACAGGCTTTATCAGGCTCGC is part of the Salvia splendens isolate huo1 chromosome 22, SspV2, whole genome shotgun sequence genome and encodes:
- the LOC121786487 gene encoding serine/threonine-protein kinase D6PKL1-like codes for the protein MASKSGSRTPGSLQQRIVSSQYATKANDHESTNKPKPIDHVREPDKACLLLPKEDAESNKSANSKKSSLIFSDTSESNISFFGSERASKTQDLEIADIRSSRKTSFDQGKKSSGLGSVKVSDGTNSLAKTSGSTKVSERTEFIESGKSSICRGSTSSDVSDESTCSSFSSSINKPHKANDVRWEAIQAVRCRDGALGLNHFRLLKRLGCGDIGSVYLAELRGTKCYFAMKVMDKASLASRKKLVRAQTEREILQSLDHPFLPTLYTHFDTDKFSCLLMEVCPGGDLHTLRQRQPGKHFSEQAAKFYVAEVLLALEYLHMLGIVYRDLKPENVLVRDDGHIMLSDFDLSLRCAVSPTLVKTSSITSDPQNKNSTYCAQPACIEPACIQPSCVLPTMCFSPRLFSSKSKKDRKPKNDIRNQVIPLPELIAEPTNARSMSFVGTHEYLAPEIIKGEGHGSPVDWWTFGIFLYELLFAKTPFKGSGNRATLFNVVGQPLRFPESPVVSFPARDLIRGLLVKEPQHRLGYKRGATEIKQHPFFEGVNWALIRCASPPDVPKPVDYEQMPLPTNDNTSTSVAATDQKSDKYLEFDFF